The Oncorhynchus kisutch isolate 150728-3 linkage group LG10, Okis_V2, whole genome shotgun sequence region cttttgtgaaacatcacagcaatcaaaactggatggtgttaagagagatgggggatggggTTAAGGTGGGACTAAATAtaagattaggcctggctcgcagtctgcgttccaattgatcccaaaggtgttagattgGGTTGCGGTCAGGCCTCTGTGCAGGCCtgccaagttcttccacaccgatctcaacaaaccatttctgtatggacctcgctttgtgcaagggggcattgtcatgctcaaAAGGGTAAGggccccaaactgttgccaccaaGTTAGAAGCacagtgttaagatttcccttcactggaactaaggggcctagcctgaaccatgaaaaacagccccagaccattatttctcctccaccaaactttagttggccctatgcattggggcaggtagcgttctcctggcatctgccaaacccagattcgtccatcggacagCCAGATGAAAGGTgcttcatcactccagagaacgtgcttccactgctccagagtccattggtggcgagctttacaccactccagccgacgcttggaattgcacatggtgatcttaggcttgtgtgtggctccTCAGCAATGTTCCCGACagatagttattgtgctgacgttacttccCGAGGCGtattggaactcggtagtgagtgttgcaacctagTATAGACCatttttatgcgcttcagcacttggcagtcccgctctgtgagcttgtgtggcctaccagttCGCAggtgagccgttgttgctcctagacatttcctcTTCGCAATAACAGCGCCTAggtgaccggggcagctctagcagggcagaaaggtggcatcctatataAACTCTTCAGTAatgccattctactgctaatgttttgctgtggagattgcatggctgtgcacTCGATATtagacacctgtcagcaacaggtgtggctgaaatagccgaagccACTAATTAGacgaggtgtccacatacgtgtGCATATAATGTTAAAGCTAAGTGTTATTGTCTATTAGTTTACACCAATTTGGGGAACATAAAAGGAAACATTCTttaaatgatgcagacaataacattgtagcttccatcaatctACCCCCTAAAAGAAAACTGATGTAATTGTGTAATGTGGGTGAACTATCCTTTTAACCAAAGCCGGTGGCACATTATTGCATCCTGTCAATAACATCAGATGACAAGGGACTGGACAGAGACAGGAAAAGTTTACTTGTTTCCATCAGTGACATTTTAATTGGTACAACATGTCTGACGCAGAAGGGTGAAATGTACAGAAGGAACCAGGGCCTGGATTAAGCCAAGTATGAAATGGAGGGACGAGAAGAAGACACGAATAAGGAGGTTCTCTCAATGTGAGTGCATACTGCTCCTGTTGAAATGGCCACACAGGCcctctgacacagagagggaaTATCTAAATAACGACAGAAGGCAAGAGAAAGACATATGGAAATACTAACAGTTCGTCACTGGTTTCTGACAAAAGCCTGCAGTCATCTATCCCAGTTTTATTCACTATATTACAAGCTTTATACATATTAACATGTAGAATTGCTATGACTACCATTTTACCCATATGAGGTGTATACACTTAATGATTagtttatttttgtatattttttttaacacatcCTGAATTGACTTACAGCGAATGCGTATGATAAGGCAAAAGACCAGCAAAGGGTTTAAATAAAAAGAGAATAGCGAGTGACAGTTCAAGGGGGATTCTGTCACAATGAGGAATAAGACTAACCCGACAAAACAAACAATAGGAACCAATCACAAGTACCAGCCTTAAAGGTTCACGCCCTTGGGTAACAATGTGCATTTGTTTCAGGCTTGTGGTCAAGTGCATTAAGCAAAGAAAAATGTAGGGACTACATTACATAAATGTTATTCTGGAAATCAAGTagatttttcttttttctttcaaAAGACAGAATGTAGACTATGCCTGAGATGAACAACTTGGCTGTTAAATCACTAGTTTGTCCATTCAACCCTCAGCAGAAGAGCTCAAAATTGGTACAGACACTGCCCTCTCGCTCAACATTGGCCAAATCCATAATAcacaactgttttttttttttattacaagtTGAAGGGGTACAGCCTCACAACCATGTAACTCCCACGTCTATgggaaaaacaaaatactgccaCCAAGTGGCTATTGTGGGTATCAACATGTGAAATCAGCAGGATAAGGTTTGTATTTGAAAGCATCCATTTACTTACCCAACAACATAATTTCCCGCCCCCATCAATTTTGAACAATAAACTCTTGAACTGCTTCCAACTCATTGCCTGGGTTCGGGTGAAGTATTTTAATGTCAATGTAATGGTGCAGTATCCTGTAGCATGCAATGCATTTGAAAAGCTCTGTCATTTTTAagctttattttacctttatttaactaggcaagtcagttaagaacaaattcttattttcaatgacggcctaggaacagtggtttaactgcctgttcaggggcagaacgacagatctgtaccttgtcagctcgggggtttgaacttgcaaccttccggttactagtccaacgctctaaccactaggctgccctgccgccccgGCTAGGGAGCTAGTGGGGTTGTAGTGTTGAGTTAGTTGTGAAATGGTTTCAGTGACCCAGAATAGTGTTTAAAGGCATAATAACCTTCTGCTTTGCATTTAGGACAGCAAGCTCACTTTTGTGCATTTTGTCAAGACAAGACACACTGAAAAAGAAAAACAACATGCATCTATCTGGTTAGTCTTTTTCTgcacagagaggaagggagggagagattccTTGCTGCAAGATCCCTTTCATGTGCACTATCATTCTCAACAGGATGACTTTTTCCACAAACCAACGATTGTCACAGGTGTTGATTACTGCCAACCATCACCGAGAACATATGGAACTATTGCTTTTGTCAGTCCACCATTCCAACCAGTCATAAGAGAACCCCATGACAAGCCttgcagcagggagacaggatgggGGATATGAGCTGTTCCCAGTTCAGTTTGGAATTAGTTGGCACTTTTGGAAAGAACCTCTTATCTTCTCCAGTTCTCTGTTCCACAAACCGTATACCTGAGGGAACTTTCAAACAGTTTGCCGTTAGGACCAGGCTGTAGAGTCACCGCCGTTAGGACCAGGCTGTAGAGTCACCGCCGTTAGGACCAGGCTGTAGAGTCACCGCCGTTAGGACCAGGCTGTAGAGTCACCGCCGTTAGGACCAGGCTGTTAGGACCAGTCACTGGTTTCTTCTGACTGGTGTTCTCCCATTTGATGGTGATGTGGGGCTCTCACAGTGCATACTCTGACGTGGAGCCCGTGTGGTAAGGAGATGAATGTCTATCATACCGGTGTCAAAGTGTTCCCCATCCACACACGAGCCTGGAAACACTATGAATGGGTAAGTATGCCTTTGTGATTAAACAGGGCAAGTTCACCCACGCGGACACAGGCTGGGAATGGCATAAGTAAGCTGCCAAACTCCACCTCCAAATGGAGTGAGACTGCCATAGAAAACAATTCCTGGGCTATTTTCAAGGGCGAGCGTGTGAGTGAATGGTTGTGGAGCTTAGGTGAAATGTTGTCAAATGAGAAGCATGTATATGTTATATGCTGTAGGTTCCATGTgagaaggttgtgtgtgtgtgtgtgtgtgtgtgtaacccttGTCTCCTGTACACTAGAAGTGACGGAGTCTCAGTGTTCACCTTCCCACAGGTGGTGCAGGAGGAGCTCCCCTCATCACTGCCAAAGAAACAATAAAACATCATTACAATAAACTATAGGCCTATGGGGAAAATATTGatattccttttttttttaaagtactcTGCACCAGAAAATCTGTGCGTACGTGACTTATTGGCATGTTGCGTCACAATGATAAGTGAGCCCTCACCTCTGTTGGCTTTGCTGGGGTAGATCTTGGTGAAGTGCCGGTACTCCTCTGGAGCAGGGAAGTCATCCAGAGGGTGGAAAGAATACTTGGACTCAAAGTCATCTGTAGGGAGAGAAGGTTAGGAAGATGACCGTTCAGGTCAGGTGGTCAAGGCCATTGAGGGgcaaaaggggaggagaggatagaaagaACAGTAGGGAAGGGTGTGAAGTGTCGGTCGTTCTCAATCCCCTTTTGTATTGATCCAAATTGTTCCACCCAAAGGAGCCATGGATCAAGTGCCCTGAAGCACGAGAGATTAATCAGCTCTCACAAATAAAATAAGTGTAtataacaaatatattttttaaaagtcaGTTTACCCTTTACTCAACTGAAATTGATTTGACCAACTCCGATGCATCGTTTCCCATTCTCTTTCACAGATCCAATACTTACGTGGACTGCAACATTTTATACATTCCAAAATACTCCGAAGTAGATTAATAACCAACTCTCATTTTCTTAGTCAATGTAGAGGGAAACCAAATTTGGTTCCAGTATGGGGGGAAGAAGACTCACCTACGAAGGAGCGGGAAATGGAGGTGTGTCCATTGCGGATAGGTGGGGGAGGGGGCGGGGGTCCGGCAGGGGtacgggagggaggaggggggggcttGCCACGGCTATGAGGCTCTGAAGGGCTACCTCTGtaggggggtggtggagggggggcATCCCGACCACCGTTTCGTTGACTCGACCCAGGCGGGGGTGGAGCTGTACAGAAAACGAATGGTACAGTCATTAAGGACTAATAGAGAAGCCACACTGGCTACCCATCAGTCATTACAATACAACAGTAAGACAAGAACGCTAGAAAAACACTGTAGGCCTGTCGTGACACGCCACCGTCCTGACTGTAGCGCCACGCCTTGCCACACTACTTTTTCTACACTCGTTTAAAATGTCTACACTAATAAACAATCACCCCTCCTCGCTTGCCTCACATTAAGATAGGTGATTGACAAGAGGAGATCGAGGTTAAACGAGGCAAAGCAAGAATTGTGACACAGCACAGCGAGAAAAATATTTCGAACTTAATGGACTTGAAATgggactggccctaacccagctCCATTTACAGGTAAAGGTACAAGGAGAGCACTAGTAGCAACACACCTGCTCCTCTACCGGGGGGCTCACGGACTGGAGGGGGTGGGCGTCCGCCTggcggggagggggagggaggcggGGGTGGCGCTTGCCCACGGGTTGGAGTGTGTCCAGGTCCGGGCGACGGCTTCTTGCTGAGGGAGTTGTGTCTCTGAGGTAGCTCCGGGGCGGCTTCGTTAACCGGGCTGGAGGGGCCGTTGGTCATGGGCTGGCGGTACGGGGGAGGAGGTGGAcccagagaggaggaagaggaggatgcagAGGAGCCCCCTGACGTCAGGGGCCGGCGGTTGTTGTTGGGAGAAGGGGGTGGAGGGGCGCTGTTGCGGGCCGGCACCGGGGATGTCCCCCTCTGTCCTGGCGTGGGAGGGAGGGGCTTCTCCCGGTTGTAGGAGGGGGCGGGTGGTGGTGCCTTCTGAGTCGGGGCAGGGGGTGCGTTGCCCCggcgagagaaagggggaggaggtggaggggcagAGGAGCTGTGCTTCATGCCACTGTTAGGGCTGCCTCCGCTGAGGGGGCGGGAGAGGTCGGGGAGGGAGGGCCTCTGGGATCGGGAGTgctccgggggagaggcctgttGGGCTGAGCAGTCTGTGTTGTCCTGGCGAACAGGGGGTCCGGGGGGACGAGGAGCAGCGGGGCGCGTGCCAGGAGGGGTCAGGGCTGACCTGCCAACCGAACCATCTGCAccaaaaaatgtttaaataaagTCATCAGCAATTCATACATGAACAGAGAAACATGTATAGGACATTTCTCAGTCCAGAGTTACTACAGAACAGAAATGTCTTGTTATGTTGTTTTATTCATCATAATCCATTTTCTAATATTTTCTCCCTGACAGAGGGTAAGGCCTTTCTTAAGATTAAATCTAAGACTAATGCAGACGTGCAGGTTAGGGAACTCATTATTGTGAAACAAAAAAATCTCCTTCAGCCATGCCTGTCAGATCTATTACAGCCCTGCCCTCTGACAACACTGAAACCTGACGTGCCCCATCTAAGCAGTCAAAGACCAGTGCTGATTTTTCAACCAATTGCAATCGTGCTTTGACGAAGAAGCTTGCTCCCAAACTTGTCAGAGATAAATGTAACGGAAGGGAATTAAATTGCTGTGCTAAACCTTCTTCTTCAACACAAGTTTGACAGACCACTCATTCGGCGGTCCAGATTGTTTTGGGAAATCTTTGTAAGTGACACCATCAGTAAAAACAGATTAGATATTAAATACTTGCCTCCGACTGGTCTCAATTTAGGCACACCTGCCTGGAAAATACCTCCCATCGGCTGAATGACCCCTGACGAGCCTCCTCCGCCTACATTACTAACGCCATCTCCTTTAGGATCTGGACAGGGAAGAAAGGGAAGAAAACAAGGGAAGAAAACAAGGTTAAATGACATGCATTACAATATTAACCTATTATATGTATAATTACACTCATGGTCTCTCCATGCACTACCCTAGCATCAGCAGTTCTGTGCTTCTTACTTCCATCCAATCAGATTAGTCAGTAAAAAACCACCAGAATAGTAGATCTGTTACAGGGGTGAACCTTAGTGGTGCCGTGGCCTTACTTTCTAAGATGGGTGCGCTCCTGTCATTTACCACGCCGACCTTCTTCAGCTTGGCCCCTTTGTGGATGTCCCCGAGCAGGGCTCCTCTGCCTTTGGCCTCATCTCGGTTGAGCTTAGGTGGGGTGGTGTTGGCCTGCaaggggggaggggaagagagagcccGCGTGTCCTCTAGTTAGCTCAGCATATCACACTTTATGCTACCGTAGAACAGACCCGAGTACACAACCCAATTTCTCGTGGACAGACTACATAAACGGTACAGTAGATCTGTCATGATACAACAGGATGTGTATGATAACGAGCAGCATTAGTTTGGGTGCTTTGGACAAATCACGATTTCAGAGGAGGCTTTCGAAATTGGGATGGGAGGGGCCATTCGGCCCATAGACTTGGTGTAACGAGCCAAGATTATACATAGCCTGACAGGTAACAGCTTGTGTCCGAGGGGATACAGCACAATACATTTTTAGAAGATTTATATTTTGTGAGTCCTTCACATCAAGTCATTAATTAGTTGTCCATTGCATAAATCCATATCGTTATGCAGCCCCATCTGCAGAGGCCTGGTCGGTTGACTGCTCATTATGTGAATTACTTCATgtgtaaacatttttattttttgagGATGATTACATGAGCAAGCAGCGCTAATCACCAGAACTGCTCTGCTacgtcccgaatggcaccctatttatttaatagtgcactacttttgaccagagccctatgggccctggtcaaaagcagtgcactattaaagcaaatagggtgccatttgagacacaacctCTGATTGGGTTTGGCAGGGAAAGGATGGCACATACAATCACAGGCCACGAGGAGAGCTCATTTCAGATTTCAGTAGTGTGCTCTCTGAACAAGGTAAAAAATGCAGCTTCACAATACCAGTGAAAAAGGGATCTGAGAGTTGTCAAGTTGGTTACAACTAATTTATGTAAACTACACTAGAGCTAGGCCAACATCATGGCTCATACCATTAAATATGTCCCTATCATTTGTTTGACAGATACAGTTCGCCATTAGATCCACACATTTCCACAGGAAACATTTTGCATCCAGGTGACACGTTGCATACTTGAATAAGGTCTTACCTGGCTgagggtggggggtggaggggggcctccagggggtggaggggggggaatGGGCATCCTGACCTGCTCAACAAGTCTTGTGGATGGCCTGGGGTCTCAGATAAACTCAGTCACCACCTGCAATAAACGCAGAAAAACATGTTTCAGAGTCATCTAGTGACATATTTCAGTCTTATCTAGCATGAATTTGTCAACTAGTATAGTTCGCTAAGTAGAAGTGGTtcactttgatttgattgtttCCCTTGCAATAAATTATATTTTAAACCACGCAGCTAGTCAGCTAATAAACGTTAACATACCGGTTTCATGTGACATTACTGATGACGTCTTCACTTCGTTAGCAAGTTggcctatctagctagctagttatgctAGCAGAGGGCTAACGTTGGGTCAGTGCTGCTGTGTAATGGAAATGAGCCGACTGTAGATAGCGTTAAATCATCCAACAGTGTGACGTCTCCAAATAAACCTGGTCCTCGGTAGCTAGGTCAGATTAGCCAATAGTTAGCATAAATCGGTTGACTAACGTTAGGTAGCAAGCTCAcaaatgtaacgttagctagctatccaaTTAGCATACAAACTTGAAGCCATTGCGGCGGCCCTTCAGCAAAAGGATAAGCTAACTCCATACATAACAGCTCAACTAGTTAACCATCTTGTAGTAAAGTATGGCTACAATACATCCTAACAAACGTAACGTTAGCTATGAATCTCAGCTATATCGTACATGGCGCGAACTCATCATGGCTATAATGTTTGTCTAATGTTCATGGCTATCATGTTAACTAACTACAGGATCTGTTGCGAGCTAACTACCTGGGTTAGCTTGCCAGAGTTGGCAACCTTTGCAAATTAGATTAATTAGGCGAATTGCTAGCGAGATTGCTTCAGAATGCAACTTACTCCAGTTTCTTAACAGTCCATTCGTTTGATATTTGACGTTTTAACTCATATTAGTTTCTTCGTTCTCGGTAGTTCCTTCATCTCAAGTGTATTAATAAGTTTCAAGCTGGCCATTGATATTTCACTCCTGCATTCACGCACACGCCCCTTCACTTGCAGCAGAGAAGATCGAAGTGTGCAGACGGAAAATGCCCAGAGATGGTAAAGAAAGCGAGACACCCCACTCCCTATTTTTTCGAGTCGGGACCACCGTGGTCTACCTATTGCCCCCGCCCCGCGGAGGGGGAGCCCCCAGAAACGTAACATCTTTCTAGGACAGGGAGGGGGGAATGGGGCACCAATGAGCGGTTCCAGGAAGTGAATTCTCAATAAAATCACCCGTTGTGATAAATATTATCGATAGTAATATTACTGTACAACGTACAATTCGTATGTTGATGTAGTGCCCATTGGTTAAGAATGTTTCAAACTCTGTCTTGAGAAGTCATGTCTTTACCGTCACTTTCTGCCACAAAGAGCACAAAATAACTACACGTACCATGAGCCTTGAGGTCAGTATCGTCAGAACACGTCACTTTACAGAGAACGATAGAGGCCTCTAATGGCCAAAAGGCTACATTCGCATGGCcagcgccattgagggcttccaccatgctTCTGCTATTTTAAAGTAGTCatagtagtcaactgggtggggattcctaagGGTTGTTGTtgcctcaatggtgctgcccatgctgtcaccgACTATAATGGCGCAGAtttaaagatgagtcctctatctatctccatgtatattttttaaatattttttatctcattttccatctacggactgaacatactctcctgcaacccgcctcacccaatgtggtatggatctgctagtttttatactttagaaccggaacccccttcagaagctagccagccatctacctactagctagtagtcacttttgctgttttggttagtcatttttgtcttatttcactgtagagcctccagccctgctcacaATGCCTTAGCTAGCACTTATGTTCCATGCGGTaaaatggtgcctctagagacaaaacttctctcattgtcactcaatgcctaggcttacctccactgtcctcatatcctaccatacccttgtctgtacattttgccttgaatctattcttccgctCCCAGAAACCtgttccttttactctctgttccgaatgcactagacaaccagttcttttAGCCCTTCAGTACTcttatccttctcctcctcttcctctggtgacgtagaggttaacccaggccctgcagcccccagcatcactcccattccccaggcgctctcatttgttgacttctgtaactgtaaaagcattgttttcatgcatgttaacattagaagccctGGTGCCCAACtgggcaagaggacaagtacattagagtgtctagtttgggaaatagatgcctcacaagtcctcataccaagatggcgtagcagtaagtcgtcctgtcatgtcgtgtccctgtatatttcgtttatttttcgtttatttttcgttttttttacatatttttcgttttttacatagctatccctttaaaaacattttgctaaaccta contains the following coding sequences:
- the LOC109897275 gene encoding WAS/WASL-interacting protein family member 2 isoform X1, with the protein product MPIPPPPPPGGPPPPPTLSQANTTPPKLNRDEAKGRGALLGDIHKGAKLKKVGVVNDRSAPILENPKGDGVSNVGGGGSSGVIQPMGGIFQAGVPKLRPVGDGSVGRSALTPPGTRPAAPRPPGPPVRQDNTDCSAQQASPPEHSRSQRPSLPDLSRPLSGGSPNSGMKHSSSAPPPPPPFSRRGNAPPAPTQKAPPPAPSYNREKPLPPTPGQRGTSPVPARNSAPPPPSPNNNRRPLTSGGSSASSSSSSLGPPPPPYRQPMTNGPSSPVNEAAPELPQRHNSLSKKPSPGPGHTPTRGQAPPPPPSPSPPGGRPPPPVREPPGRGAAPPPPGSSQRNGGRDAPPPPPPYRGSPSEPHSRGKPPPPPSRTPAGPPPPPPPIRNGHTSISRSFVDDFESKYSFHPLDDFPAPEEYRHFTKIYPSKANRVMRGAPPAPPVGRLVCGWGTL
- the LOC109897275 gene encoding WAS/WASL-interacting protein family member 2 isoform X2 translates to MPIPPPPPPGGPPPPPTLSQANTTPPKLNRDEAKGRGALLGDIHKGAKLKKVGVVNDRSAPILENPKGDGVSNVGGGGSSGVIQPMGGIFQAGVPKLRPVGDGSVGRSALTPPGTRPAAPRPPGPPVRQDNTDCSAQQASPPEHSRSQRPSLPDLSRPLSGGSPNSGMKHSSSAPPPPPPFSRRGNAPPAPTQKAPPPAPSYNREKPLPPTPGQRGTSPVPARNSAPPPPSPNNNRRPLTSGGSSASSSSSSLGPPPPPYRQPMTNGPSSPVNEAAPELPQRHNSLSKKPSPGPGHTPTRGQAPPPPPSPSPPGGRPPPPVREPPGRGAAPPPPGSSQRNGGRDAPPPPPPYRGSPSEPHSRGKPPPPPSRTPAGPPPPPPPIRNGHTSISRSFVDDFESKYSFHPLDDFPAPEEYRHFTKIYPSKANRVMRGAPPAPPVGR